In the Sphingomonas sp. LM7 genome, one interval contains:
- a CDS encoding Lrp/AsnC family transcriptional regulator, which yields MDRIDGAILKLLAADARAPVSQVAAQIGLSQSACTRRIQALETSGHITGYGARLGHRRLGFRITALVDITLGTQIEEDLAKFERAVAEIDGVVECALVSGGQDYRLKILAQDLDDYERLHREHLGRLPGVVTINSSFVLRAVPTRSEADALFAAPR from the coding sequence ATGGACAGGATCGATGGCGCCATCCTCAAGCTGCTAGCGGCGGATGCGCGCGCGCCGGTGAGCCAGGTCGCGGCGCAGATCGGACTGTCGCAATCGGCGTGCACGCGGCGGATCCAGGCGCTGGAAACGTCGGGGCACATCACCGGCTATGGCGCGCGGCTGGGGCATCGCCGGCTTGGCTTCCGGATCACCGCACTGGTCGACATCACGCTGGGAACCCAGATCGAGGAGGATCTCGCCAAGTTCGAGCGTGCGGTGGCGGAGATTGACGGCGTGGTCGAATGCGCGCTGGTTTCGGGCGGGCAGGACTATCGGCTCAAGATCCTGGCGCAGGATCTGGACGATTATGAACGACTCCACCGCGAGCATCTCGGACGGTTGCCGGGGGTAGTGACGATCAATTCGAGCTTCGTGCTGCGCGCAGTGCCGACTCGCAGCGAGGCCGACGCGCTGTTCGCGGCGCCGCGCTAA